From a single Miscanthus floridulus cultivar M001 chromosome 8, ASM1932011v1, whole genome shotgun sequence genomic region:
- the LOC136472778 gene encoding anthranilate O-methyltransferase 2-like, protein MKVERDLHMSRGDGEDSYASNSRLQEKSILKTRPVLHKAVAAAHASSLSSSGGAMVVADLGCSSGPNTLLVVSEVLGAVADRREDLAMAAAGCSQPPATHVQFFLNDLPGNDFNLVFQSLELFKKLAVKDKGDALPPYYVAGLPGSFYTRLFPDRCVHLFHSSYCLMWRSKVPDELAGGAVLNEGNMYIWETTPPAVVALYRRQFQEDFSLFLRLRHRELVSGGQMVLAFLGRKNKDVLRGEVSYMWGLLGQALQSLVKEGRVEKEKLDSFNLPFYAPSVDEVRDVIRQNQAFDITHIQLFESNWDPHDDMEDDGDLVLDGVQSGVNVAKSIRAVIGPLIAHHFGEHVLDDLFELYAKNVAVHLQKVQTMYPVIVVSLKAISCATKNQASDMYYSGFKQGQFM, encoded by the exons ATGAAGGTAGAGCGCGACCTCCACATGAGCCGGGGCGACGGCGAGGACAGCTACGCCTCCAACTCCAGGCTTCAG GAGAAGTCCATACTGAAGACGAGGCCGGTGCTACacaaggccgtggcggcggcgcaCGCGTCGTCGCTCTCCTCCAGCGGCGGTGCCATGGTGGTCGCGGACCTCGGCTGCTCGTCGGGGCCCAACACGCTGCTCGTCGTCTCCGAGGTGCTCGGAGCGGTCGCCGACCGCCGAGAGGATCTGGCGATGGCCGCCGCCGGCTGCAGCCAGCCCCCGGCGACGCACGTTCAGTTCTTCCTGAACGACCTGCCCGGGAACGACTTCAACCTCGTGTTCCAGTCGCTGGAGCTGTTCAAGAAGCTGGCCGTCAAGGACAAGGGGGACGCGCTGCCGCCGTACTACGTCGCCGGGCTGCCAGGCTCCTTCTACACCCGGCTGTTCCCGGACCGCTGCGTGCACCTCTTCCACTCCTCCTACTGCCTCATGTGGCGCTCCAAGGTCCCCGACGAGCTCGCGGGAGGCGCCGTCCTCAACGAGGGCAACATGTACATCTGGGAGACCACGCCgccggcggtggtggcgctgTACCGGAGGCAGTTCCAGGAGGACTTCTCGCTGTTCCTCAGGCTGCGCCACAGGGAGCTCGTGTCCGGTGGCCAGATGGTGCTGGCGTTCCTCGGCAGGAAGAACAAGGACGTGCTCCGTGGCGAGGTCAGCTACATGTGGGGCCTCCTCGGGCAGGCTCTTCAGTCCCTCGTCAAAGAG GGCCGTGTGGAGAAGGAGAAACTGGACTCCTTCAACCTGCCGTTCTACGCCCCGTCGGTGGACGAAGTGAGGGACGTGATTAGGCAGAACCAGGCATTCGACATCACCCACATCCAGCTCTTTGAGTCCAATTGGGATCCGCACGACGATATGGAGGACGACGGCGACCTCGTGCTCGATGGCGTCCAGAGCGGCGTCAACGTCGCTAAGTCCATCAGGGCCGTGATCGGGCCCCTCATCGCGCACCACTTCGGCGAGCACGTACTCGACGATCTCTTCGAGCTGTATGCCAAGAACGTCGCAGTGCACCTCCAGAAAGTGCAGACCATGTACCCTGTCATCGTCGTTTCCCTGAAGGCGATTAGTTGTGCAACAAAGAACCAAGCCAGTGACATGTATTATTCAGGTTTCAAGCAAGGCCAGTTTATGTAG